From Tubulanus polymorphus chromosome 9, tnTubPoly1.2, whole genome shotgun sequence, a single genomic window includes:
- the LOC141911368 gene encoding stress-associated endoplasmic reticulum protein 2-like, with protein MPSKQRMRVANDKHSKNVGQKGNVPKTLKQNEDKYPVGPWLIALFVFIVCGSAIFQIIQSIRMG; from the exons ATGCCGTCGAAACAGAGAATGAGAGTCGCTAACGACAAGCACAGCAAGAACGTCGGACAGAAAGGAAATGTTCCAAAAACACTG AAACAGAATGAAGATAAATACCCTGTTGGTCCGTGGTTAATTGCTCTATTTGTGTTCATTGTATGTGGTTCAG CAATATTCCAAATCATTCAGAGTATTCGAATGGGTTAG